One region of Olleya sp. Hel_I_94 genomic DNA includes:
- a CDS encoding sugar 3,4-ketoisomerase has translation MKLKSTTVNAVSIIEIPKITDEEGRGNLSVIEKDCVPFDIKRVYYLYDVPSDAYRGGHAHKALFQFLIPLSGSFDVILKDGKNTKTVSLNKPNKGLMIVPGIWRELENFSSGAVCLVLASEVYNEEDYVRDYSEFELLKS, from the coding sequence ATGAAATTAAAATCAACGACTGTAAACGCAGTATCTATTATAGAAATACCTAAAATCACTGATGAAGAAGGACGTGGTAATTTGTCAGTTATAGAAAAAGATTGCGTTCCATTTGATATCAAACGCGTGTATTATTTATACGATGTACCTAGTGATGCTTATAGAGGAGGTCATGCTCATAAAGCTTTATTTCAGTTTTTGATACCCTTAAGTGGTAGTTTTGATGTGATTTTAAAAGATGGTAAAAACACTAAAACAGTCAGTTTAAATAAGCCTAATAAAGGGTTGATGATTGTACCAGGTATTTGGAGAGAACTTGAAAATTTTTCTTCAGGAGCAGTATGTTTAGTCTTAGCATCAGAGGTTTACAATGAAGAGGATTATGTTAGAGATTATAGCGAATTTGAATTACTTAAAAGCTGA
- a CDS encoding glycosyltransferase family A protein: MGNAKKKDVKLELLVATMFQTSMDFLSNMFPNSSFKNYNILIINQTDQSHILESTVDNIRVINSFEKGLAKSRNMAIKNTIGQLCLIVDDDVKFKPDFDKIILEAYNSNPNAAIITFKMEDFEGNLFKNYPQVKCHDLESIKEVNSVVITFNTKLIKQNSLLFNVNFGLGSTFETADEYIFMREALKLKMQTIFEPKVILSHPFFSSGKDSGNDKLVYARSALYYKYSGVLGYLKLCKYLYIVHKQGAIKTNQIIKKFKVGLKGISTYKNLVKLGIEKS, from the coding sequence ATGGGCAATGCCAAAAAGAAAGATGTAAAATTAGAGTTGTTAGTAGCAACTATGTTTCAGACATCTATGGATTTTCTATCAAATATGTTTCCAAATAGTTCTTTTAAAAACTATAACATCCTGATAATTAATCAAACAGATCAATCTCACATTTTGGAGTCGACTGTGGATAATATTAGAGTGATAAATAGTTTTGAAAAAGGTTTGGCTAAAAGCCGAAACATGGCAATAAAAAATACGATTGGTCAGTTATGTTTAATTGTAGACGATGATGTTAAATTTAAACCAGATTTTGATAAAATTATTTTAGAAGCATATAATAGTAATCCTAATGCAGCTATTATAACTTTTAAAATGGAAGATTTTGAAGGTAATTTATTTAAAAATTATCCTCAAGTTAAGTGTCATGATTTAGAGTCCATTAAAGAAGTTAATTCTGTAGTGATTACGTTTAACACTAAATTAATAAAGCAAAACAGCCTACTTTTTAATGTCAATTTTGGATTAGGGTCCACTTTTGAAACCGCAGACGAATATATTTTTATGCGAGAGGCTTTAAAATTAAAAATGCAGACTATATTTGAGCCCAAGGTAATATTGTCGCATCCGTTTTTTAGTTCAGGCAAAGACTCTGGAAATGACAAATTAGTATATGCCAGAAGTGCCTTATATTACAAATATTCTGGTGTATTGGGATACTTAAAACTATGTAAATATTTATACATTGTACATAAGCAAGGTGCAATAAAAACAAATCAAATTATTAAAAAATTTAAAGTAGGTTTAAAAGGAATTTCAACTTATAAAAATCTAGTTAAATTAGGAATTGAAAAGTCTTAA